One window of the Oncorhynchus mykiss isolate Arlee chromosome 5, USDA_OmykA_1.1, whole genome shotgun sequence genome contains the following:
- the zmp:0000000846 gene encoding tenascin isoform X2 has translation MSTKSILGCLFLTLLFSLCQSGLVRKILRHKRATLTATGGDNITLPSADQPVVFNHVYNINVPASSLCSVDLDAPGSTSLEPQDAVPPSGLHTTEHTMDGQNQIVFTHRINIPQQACACTEGFPDLKDLLSRLEILEGELSTLRDQCTTGDSGFCSAQPVTGEVGTKPYCNGRGNYSADTCGCICKPGWKGPNCTESECPNDCQDQGRCIDGKCICFEGFGGNDCLLEVCKVDCGENGQCTGGVCICAEGFIGEDCSQTDCLNNCLGRGKCVDEECVCEEPWTGSDCSELICPNDCYDRGHCVNGTCYCEEGFTGEDCGEATCPSDCMSHGFCVNGQCVCSAGYTGEDCSKLTCPSDCNDRGTCFNGMCICDAGYQGEDCSQLACLNNCHNRGQCVNGQCHCDVGYQGEDCSELSCPNNCLNRGRCVNGQCVCDEGFGGEDCSIKTCPSDCYGRGDCVDGHCVCYAGFTGEDCSELSCPNNCLNRGRCVDGQCVCDEGLTGEDCSEKRCPNDCLGQGYCVDGKCVCQDSYVGDDCSGLTCPDNCNNRGLCVNGKCICEEGYVGDNCGELSCLNNCQDKGRCVNGQCLCEEGYIGEDCSEVSPPKGLTVTEVTTETVDLTWNNEMLVTEYLITYVPNGPGGLYQEFTVGGDKTAATVSELEPGIEYLINVYAILSNKKSIPISARVATYLPEPEGLKFKSVRETSVEVLWDQLDIPFDAWELYIRNTKEESGKTLTTLPSSQTLYEQTGLGPGQEYEVSVGVIKNNTRGPQSTKIITTRIDGPRQVEMRDVTDSSGLVTWFHPVAQVDGVTVSYGPSSDPTERTSVDLSTSDKQYSIDSLSPDTEYQVSLVSRRGNSTSDPVTEIFTTDLDAPKDLQPLGQTDNSVTLEWRNSRADVDSYRVKYSPISGGSHGEEVFPRGSGGNTQATITGLKPGTEYGIGVTAMKNERESLPATTNAATNFDGPKDLEVSESTETSMTLVWKRPRAKIPIYRLVYISKDGRREEVEVPGTATSYNLNNLTPGMMYTITLVAERGSKKSTPATLSASTAPKSTSTDVVALSVKSAQTTQSPDTGAVHPTVLPLAPLITEGPTSTSLYPTGDIPSGAESEPEGSSLETLGDLNVTDVSPTSVRLAWSAPDEAFDSFLVEVNALSGMAQAHVTTVPGSARKTLVEGLSPGTRYEVSLYGKVEGEQSLPLHAFANTEELRPVVANLTVSDVTWDSFNVYWTPEDGEFESFVIEVTNLEGGPESENLTLSADAFNLGISGLSPNTLYRIGLYGLHQGSFQEPVYTEATTVSEPVVGNLYVSNLTSESFSISWNGTEGEFDGYVLEIIDSDWLKEPKEYNISQNAMSHDITGLRPSTDYIAYLTGIVKGSRTHAVSIIASTAAEPDLSRLVVSNVTSDRLSLSWRRGEKAFDNFIVEVRESALPSQAMGRTLPGAARATVMTGLKGSTTYDIKLYASSAGQNTQPLFAVVTTEAVPQLGSIAVSESSPDNFTLSWGTVAGYFDGFVIRVGDPEQLFDTLEFTPSGEVRNITVTGLVDATDYDIELYGISHGRRTPSVLAHAVTASLPKVENLTISEITPFGFRVSWRAHHPQQQEGAPSTGGFGHFHIVVSDSGWLLEPQEFIVPGNQSFLDIWGLITGIGYEVRLTGVSSTGLVSRPLTTVAVTEAEPEVEHMFVSDITSDSFRLAWTADEDMFDRFVIKIKDSTKFAHPQEVNVLGDERTKILTGLTGGTEYEIELYGVTLEQRSQPITGVARTGLGAPRGIRFSEVTESSAIVHWIMPRARVDNYRIIYVPLQGGSPMTVLADGTETQAMLPNMLPGVTYQVTIFAGKGLEESDPGTENITTALDRPQALSAVNVTDTTALLLWQPAQATVDGYVITYSTDSVSPVMEHVSGNTVEFEMGSLVPATHYTVGVYAMREAQKSGTITTEFTTDVDSPRDLAATNVQTDGATLTWKPPRAAITGYILTFTSPDGTVREVVLSPTATSYSMSELSGSSEYSVRLQAIAGAQRSRHVTNVFTTIGGLYRYPKDCSQALLNGDTISGTYNIYLGGDESQPIQVYCDMTTDGGGWMVILRRQNGNLEFFRNWKNYTGGFGDMNDEFWFGLANLHKMTASGQYELRVDLRDNGKSVYAQYDKFTIAEPRSRYKIYLGKYSGTAGDSMTYHHGRPFSTYDNDNDIAVTNCALSYKGAFWYKNCHRVNLMGKYGDNSHSKGINWFHWKGHEHSIQFVEMKIRPVNFRNVESRRKRS, from the exons ATGAGTACTAAAAGCATTCTAGGCTGCCTCTTCCTGACTCTCCTTTTCAGCCTCTGCCAATCTGGGCTGGTGAGAAAAATACTTAGGCATAAACGGGCAACTCTGACAGCCACGGGAGGAGACAACATAACCCTCCCCAGTGCTGACCAGCCAGTGGTCTTCAACCATGTCTACAACATCAACGTCCCTGCTAGCTCCTTGTGCTCAGTGGACCTGGATGCGCCAGGAAGTACCAGCCTTGAGCCCCAGGACGCAGTTCCGCCATCAGGCCTCCACACCACCGAACATACCATGGATGGGCAGAACCAGATTGTTTTCACCCACCGCATTAACATTCCTCAGCAGGCGTGTGCATGCACCGAAGGGTTCCCGGATTTGAAGGACCTCCTGAGCAGGTTGGAGATTCTGGAGGGAGAGCTGTCCACGCTGAGAGATCAGTGCACTACTGGAGACTCTGGCTTCTGCAGCGCTCAGCCAGtcacag GTGAAGTGGGGACCAAGCCTTACTGCAATGGCCGTGGCAACTACAGTGCTGACACCTGTGGCTGTATTTGCAAGCCTGGCTGGAAGGGACCCAACTGCACTGAGTCTGAATGCCCCAATGACTGCCAGGACCAAGGTCGATGCATAGACGGGAAATGTATCTGCTTCGAGGGCTTTGGCGGGAACGACTGTTTGCTTGAGGTTTGCAAAGTGGACTGTGGTGAGAACGGACAATGCACTGGCGGGGTCTGCATCTGTGCCGAGGGTTTCATTGGAGAGGACTGTTCTCAGACGGACTGCCTGAACAACTGCCTAGGCCGTGGAAAGTGTGTagatgaggagtgtgtgtgtgaagagccCTGGACGGGTTCTGACTGCTCGGAACTCATCTGCCCCAACGACTGCTATGACCGTGGACACTGCGTCAATGGAACCTGCTACTGCGAAGAAGGTTTCACCGGGGAGGACTGTGGGGAGGCAACCTGCCCCAGCGACTGCATGAGTCATGGTTTCTGTGTGAACGGCCAGTGTGTCTGCAGCGCTGGCTACACCGGAGAGGACTGCTCCAAGCTCACCTGCCCCAGTGATTGCAACGATAGAGGTACCTGCTTCAATGGCATGTGTATCTGCGATGCTGGCTACCAAGGAGAAGACTGTAGTCAGCTGGCTTGCCTCAACAACTGCCATAACAGGGGGCAGTGTGTCAATGGGCAGTGCCACTGCGACGTAGGCTACCAGGGAGAGGACTGCTCTGAGCTCTCCTGCCCCAATAACTGCCTCAACCGGGGCCGCTGTGTCAACGGGCAGTGTGTATGCGATGAAGGCTTTGGTGGAGAGGACTGCAGTATTAAAACCTGCCCCTCGGACTGCTATGGCCGTGGAGACTGTGTGGACGGCCATTGTGTCTGCTATGCTGGCTTCACTGGTGAGGACTGCAGCGAGCTGAGCTGCCCCAACAACTGCCTGAACCGCGGACGCTGCGTTGACGGGCAGTGTGTCTGTGATGAGGGCCTCACAGGGGAAGACTGCAGTGAGAAGCGCTGTCCCAATGACTGCCTGGGCCAGGGATACTGTGTGGATGGAAAATGTGTCTGCCAGGACAGCTATGTGGGTGACGACTGCTCTGGACTCACCTGCCCTGATAACTGCAATAACAGGGGGCTCTGTGTTAATGGGAAATGCATTTGTGAGGAGGGATACGTGGGAGACAACTGCGGAGAGCTGAGCTGCCTCAACAACTGCCAGGACAAAGGCCGCTGTGTGAATGGACAATGTCTCTGTGAAGAGGGATACATCGGAGAAGACTGCTCAGAAG TTTCACCTCCAAAGGGCCTGACCGTAACAGAGGTCACCACTGAGACAGTGGATCTGACCTGGAATAATGAGATGCTGGTGACAGAGTATCTGATCACTTACGTGCCAAATGGTCCTGGGGGTCTGTATCAGGAGTTCACAGTGGGCGGAGACAAGACTGCTGCCACTGTCAGCGAGCTGGAGCCTGGCATCGAGTACCTGATCAACGTCTATGCCATCCTCAGCAACAAAAAGAGCATCCCAATCAGCGCCAGGGTGGCCACAT ATCTGCCAGAACCAGAAGGCTTGAAGTTTAAATCGGTGAGGGAGACCTCAGTAGAGGTGCTGTGGGATCAGCTGGACATTCCTTTTGATGCCTGGGAGCTCTACATCCGCAACACG AAAGAGGAGAGTGGGAAAACCCTTACCACCCTTCCATCCTCCCAGACCTTGTATGAGCAGACGGGGCTAGGTCCTGGTCAGGAGTACGAGGTTTCAGTGGGCGTCATCAAGAACAATACCAGGGGACCTCAGTCTACTAAAATCATCACTACCA GGATTGATGGGCCCAGGCAGGTAGAGATGCGTGATGTGACAGACAGCTCAGGCTTGGTCACCTGGTTCCATCCCGTGGCTCAGGTGGATGGTGTCACCGTGTCCTATGGCCCCAGTTCCGACCCCACAGAGAGGACCAGCGTGGACCTGTCCACCTCAGACAAACAGTACAGCATTGACAGCCTCAGCCCAGACACTGAGTACCAGGTGTCCCTGGTCTCCAggaggggaaacagcaccagcgATCCAGTCACTGAGATATTCACCACAG ACCTGGACGCTCCTAAGGACCTGCAGCCACTGGGCCAGACAGACAACAGCGTCACACTGGAGTGGAGAAACAGCCGGGCAGACGTTGACAGCTACAGGGTGAAGTACAGCCCTATCTCTGGGGGTTCCCATGGCGAAGAGGTGTTCCCCCGTGGGTCAGGAGGCAACACTCAGGCAACTATCACTG GATTGAAGCCGGGTACAGAGTACGGAATTGGTGTGACCGCCAtgaagaatgagagggagagccTGCCTGCCACCACAAATGCAGCAACCA ACTTTGATGGGCCCAAGGACTTGGAAGTGAGCGAGTCCACAGAGACCAGCATGACGCTGGTGTGGAAGAGACCCCGAGCCAAGATCCCCATCTACAGGCTGGTGTACATCTCCAAGGATGGccggagggaggaggtggaggtccCTGGAACAGCCACCTCCTACAACCTAAACAACCTGACCCCCGGCATGATGTACACCATCACCCTGGTTGCTGAGAGGGGCTCAAAGAAGAGCACACCTGCCACCCTGTCCGCATCTACAG CACCCAAGTCTACCTCTACTGATGTAGTCGCTCTGAGTGTCAAAAGTGCTCAGACGACACAGTCTCCTGACACAGGAGCTGTTCATCCAACAGTCCTTCCCCTGGCTCCTCTGATCACAGAGGGGCCTACATctacatctctgtaccccacggGGGACATCCCCTCTGGGGCTGAATCTGAACCAGAGGGCTCCAGCCTGGAGACGCTAGGGGACCTCAATGTCACAGACGTGAGCCCCACTAGCGTGAGGCTAGCCTGGTCAGCCCCAGATGAAGCCTTTGATAGCTTTTTGGTGGAGGTGAATGCTCTGTCAGGGATGGCACAAGCTCATGTGACCACGGTACCAGGAAGCGCCAGGAAGACCCTTGTAGAAGGCTTGTCCCCTGGGACACGTTATGAGGTTTCGTTGTATGGGAAGGTGGAGGGGGAGCAGTCTCTGCCTCTTCATGCTTTTGCCAATACAG AGGAGCTGAGGCCTGTGGTGGCCAACCTCACAGTCTCTGACGTGACATGGGACAGCTTCAATGTGTACTGGACTCCCGAGGACGGGGAGTTTGAGAGCTTTGTCATTGAGGTGACAAACTTAGAGGGAGGTCCAGAGAGTGAGAACCTCACCCTGTCGGCTGATGCCTTCAACCTGGGCATTTCTGGCCTGAGTCCTAACACTTTGTATAGGATTGGCCTGTACGGGCTCCACCAGGGCTCCTTCCAGGAGCCGGTGTATACTGAAGCCACTACAG TGAGCGAGCCAGTGGTTGGCAATCTGTATGTATCTAATTTAACGTCAGAGAGTTTCTCCATCTCCTGGAATGGCACTGAGGGAGAGTTTGACGGTTATGTCCTGGAGATTATTGATTCAGATTGGCTGAAGGAGCCAAAGGAATATAACATATCCCAGAATGCAATGTCTCATGACATCACAGGGCTAAGGCCCAGCACTGACTATATAGCCTACCTCACTGGGATTGTCAAGGGATCACGAACCCATGCCGTCAGTATTATTGCATCAACAG CTGCAGAGCCTGACTTGTCCAGGCTAGTTGTTTCTAACGTTACCTCAGACAGACTTTCACTGTcatggaggaggggggagaaggctTTTGATAACTTTATAGTAGAAGTCAGAGAGTCTGCTTTGCCCTCGCAGGCCATGGGCCGCACCCTGCCTGGAGCGGCTCGCGCCACAGTTATGACTGGCCTCAAAGGGAGTACAACCTACGACATCAAACTGTACGCTAGCTCCGCTGGACAGAATACACAGCCCCTATTCGCTGTAGTCACCACAG AGGCAGTCCCACAGTTGGGCTCAATAGCTGTGTCCGAATCTAGCCCCGATAACTTCACCCTGTCCTGGGGCACAGTGGCTGGTTACTTTGATGGCTTTGTCATCCGGGTCGGTGACCCTGAACAACTGTTTGATACACTGGAGTTCACGCCGTCTGGCGAGGTCCGTAACATTACAGTCACTGGCCTAGTGGACGCCACTGACTATGACATTGAACTGTACGGTATTTCTCATGGGCGCCGCACCCCTTCCGTTTTAGCCCATGCCGTCACAG CATCATTACCCAAAGTGGAAAACTTGACCATTTCTGAGATCACCCCATTCGGCTTCCGCGTGTCCTGGAGGGCGCATCATCCTCAACAACAGGAAGGGGCTCCCTCTACTGGTGGCTTCGGCCACTTTCACATAGTGGTGTCAGACTCAGGCTGGCTACTGGAACCTCAGGAGTTCATTGTCCCTGGCAACCAGAGCTTCTTGGACATCTGGGGCCTGATCACTGGCATAGGCTATGAGGTCAGGCTGACTGGGGTATCCAGTACTGGGCTGGTCTCCCGCCCACTGACCACAGTGGCTGTGACAG AGGCTGAGCCAGAAGTGGAGCACATGTTTGTCTCGGACATCACTTCAGACAGTTTCCGCCTGGCCTGGACCGCAGATGAAGACATGTTTGATAGATTTGTGATCAAAATTAAGGACTCCACAAAGTTTGCGCATCCACAAGAAGTCAACGTCCTTGGTGACGAGCGAACCAAGATTTTAACGGGACTCACCGGCGGCACCGAGTACGAAATCGAGCTGTACGGTGTCACTTTGGAACAGCGCTCCCAACCAATTACCGGTGTTGCTCGAACAG GCCTGGGCGCTCCAAGAGGCATCCGCTTCTCTGAAGTGACTGAGTCCTCGGCCATAGTACATTGGATCATGCCTCGTGCCAGAGTGGATAACTACCGCATCATCTATGTGCCTCTCCAAGGAG GCAGCCCAATGACAGTGCTAGCAGATGGGACTGAGACCCAGGCCATGTTGCCTAACATGTTGCCAGGAGTGACCTATCAGGTCACCATCTTTGCTGGGAAGGGCCTGGAGGAGAGTGACCCGGGGACAGAGAACATCACCACAG CTCTGGACAGGCCTCAAGCTCTTTCTGCTGTCAACGTCACTGACACAACCGCCCTGCTGCTATGGCAACCAGCTCAGGCCACTGTCGATGGCTACGTCATCACCTACAGCACAGATtcag TGTCCCCAGTGATGGAGCACGTTTCTGGGAACACGGTGGAGTTTGAGATGGGCTCCCTGGTCCCTGCCACACACTACACAGTAGGGGTGTACGCCATGAGGGAGGCACAGAAGAGTGGCACCATCACCACTGAATTCACAACGG ATGTGGATTCTCCTCGTGACCTGGCGGCCACTAATGTCCAGACAGACGGTGCCACTCTCACCTGGAAGCCTCCGCGTGCCGCCATCACCGGATACATTCTCACCTTCACCTCACCCGACGGCACAGTCCGG gAAGTTGTCCTGAGCCCGACAGCCACATCGTACAGCATGAGTGAGCTGAGTGGCTCTTCAGAGTACAGCGTCAGGCTACAGGCCATCGCTGGAGCCCAGCGGAGCCGCCACGTCACCAATGTCTTCACCACCA ttggagGATTATACAGATACCCTAAGGACTGCTCGCAGGCTCTGCTAAATGGAGACACGATCTCTGGCACCTACAACATCTACCTGGGAGGGGACGAGAGCCAGCCCATCCAGGTCTACTGTGACATGACCACGGACGGAGGAGGATGGAtg GTGATCCTGAGGCGCCAGAATGGAAATCTGGAGTTCTTCAGGAACTGGAAGAATTACACCGGTGGCTTTGGGGACATGAATGATGAATTCTGGTTTG GTCTGGCCAACCTCCACAAGATGACGGCATCAGGCCAGTACGAGCTGCGTGTGGACCTGAGGGACAACGGGAAGTCGGTCTACGCTCAGTATGACAAGTTCACCATCGCAGAGCCACGTAGCCGCTACAAGATATACTTAGGAAAATATAGCGGCACAGCAG GTGACTCTATGACCTATCACCATGGTCGGCCCTTCTCCACGTACGACAATGACAACGACATTGCAGTAACCAACTGTGCACTGTCCTATAAGGGTGCCTTCTGGTACAAGAACTGCCATCGTGTCAACCTCATGGGAAAATATGGTGACAATAGTCACAGCAAG GGTATCAACTGGTTCCACTGGAAGGGACACGAGCATTCAATCCAGTTCGTCGAGATGAAGATTAGACCCGTCAACTTCAGAAACGTTGAAAGCCGACGGAAAAGATCATAG